The Lolium perenne isolate Kyuss_39 chromosome 6, Kyuss_2.0, whole genome shotgun sequence genome segment GACAACTTCCAGTAactttaacgggcatcggtacgggcaaGACCCGCCCGTACCGTCTGCCCGTACCACCCGCCAGAAGCACTATTGTACGGAAGAAGGGGATAAGAAGGAACTCGCAACGCTTAACAAATATCCACGGGGTAATCCCTTAATTGCAATGGATCAATAGGTGGCTTGCCGAAGGTCATTGCAGTGGTTATTCAGCGATATGTTATGAGATACATATTCCAAGTTTGAGTCTTACCCACATACAATGAGGGCTAAGATATGAATTATCTAGTTTGTGTTCTTAGTTAATACTAGAGGTGGAACCAACAGCCCCAAGAATATTTTTAGTATTATTGCAGTTCAGACGTAATCTTTAGTTGTACTTTCATCCTTTAATTTCAGCTATTTACTCTACAAAAGCACCCTTTAAAACAATTTAAATTAAAACCCTCGCTTGAGATTTGAGACAGCTTTAAGTGATTCTAGGTAAATAGAAACAAGGGGCATTAACATCACTACTAGTAGCTCATCGTGGTTTgatactcttatttcgaaactagctacaTCTGATACGTGTTCTTGCAGTTATCAAGAATCTTGGTTGAAAATAACCCAATCTAATCTATGTAAGACTCCTTTGGGTAGCAGGCAATATCATGTACAATACCATATTACTTAATATCAAATAAATGATAACTAATCATCTTCCAAGAGATGGTAACTTTACTTTCCAACTTCTCGGTGTTTGTCCTCGATAGTGCATCAGAATACCCAAGTACCTAATAGGAAACTGGCCTTGCTCGCAGCCAAATAACTTGGCATATTGATCAACCTCATCACGGACTCGCCAAAACAAAATAATTCGCTAATGTGGAAGTTTATTTTGAGATCCGAAAGTTTCTTGATGCTGATAAAATTAATTTCAAGTTTCTttcctttccgagaccatgttccATGAAGAGAATCGTATCATCTAAAGATTCAACATAGAAAGTCCTTAATTAACGGAGATGTGGAACCAccccttcaatttgaccatcgTTTTTTGCATGTTCAATCATGAAAATTAACATACCATCCACTATATTAAATAGCATGGGAAATAATGGGTCACCTGGTCTTAGTTCTTTTTTCATATGTAAGTAATTTCCCgcgccagtattgaatttgatggCCACACTACCTCTGGAAACTAAATTATGGATCAAAGCGCACCAATCCGCAGAGAAACTTTTCATTTTGAAAGTCTGTTGATGGAATATCCACTTGACTTTATCATAAGTTTTTCGAAGTCAAATTTCTAGTACTGTTGTTATTTTGGGGGTTTAATATGTTTATTGGTACTTTAGTCTTGCTTATGCTTCTTTAACCGGTGTCTTTTAAGTGTTAATGCTACTTGTGCACAAACGGGTTGGTAAACCCACCactcaaagaagaagaagaggttacCACACAACATGTCTTGCATACAACCAAACACAGGGAATTGCGTTAGCAAATCTCTAAGTAGTTAACCAAACTACGGGTTTTCCTTTTTGCCTACATGCACAAAAGGTTGTGCAACCAACCAAATAGGTCGCGGAAGGTAGCTCTAAGCcaaccaaacatatttaaatttTCCGTTAGAAGTTGTGATATCACAAATGGTTCATTGTCTTGCCTCATCTAAAATCACCTCCGTTGCTCTCCAACTAGATAAGCAATAAGCTGACCATCATAAGTGGCATCTGCTTCTTCATCATCTAAGTCCGGTTCGGTTGAGTGTTTTGTAAAATAGAGAGAAAACCTTAAGACGACCAATCTCTAGGTATTTTAAAGCCTTGACTGACACATGAATCTCATCATCATTATTTCTTAAGGCTAAACCCGCCGGTTCAAGATTTGAAGAAATGAGTGAATTAGGAGAACAGATAGAAGATTTAGTTGATCAATTACCTTTCGAGTAGTCAAGGTTGCGCGAAGCCTGTCAACGGGTCACCTCCTTCATGGAGTTCTGATCATTGGTTGCCCAGCCATCCGTGGTAATAGGGTGACACCCACTATGTTGCGAAGACGTAGGTGTACACTTCTCGCCCGTCTCATCAACCAAAAGATATATAGAAGTGGACTATTATTTTGTTCCAACAAAAGAGAGTGGCAATTAAACAAATTAAACATTTAATTGTTACCTAACTTGAATGAGGTGTGAATTTGAGGGGCGGTTGAAATATCTCCTACGTGTATCATgtagtatgttgttaagagtgccTCCTCTCCTCCTGTAGACGAACTTGCATTGCAAGCAGTACCTGACTTGCGCCTTAAAAAATCATCTCTCCCCTCATCTTTAAGTCAAAGTTGGATCCACTTTTTATTTTAGAAAACATCTTCTCAGCAAGTTTCATGGGGACTTGGATCTTTTTCCTCTGAGTGGATTGGGGCCTGATCTTGAGCATAGGTCATGTGATGATGCCGACCTCTCAAGGTGGGAACAGTTTGTATTTTGAAGGGACTAATTAAGCAGACATCATTGTCCTTGCTGAATTCCTGGGTTTTTAGTGTGTGGTCAAATCAGACGGAAAACGGCTTCTTGTCTACAAAATCCACAGATCATTGTTCCTGTTATAATTGCTTTGCCATTAATCCTCACAGTTTGGAAATTACCAATATTTCCTTTACTTGACCTTTTCCAGCAATCTTCTGGTTTGTTTAGAAAAAGAACTTTCAGATTAGACGTCAATTCCACCAGGTTGGGGAAACATTTTCAAAGATCATGAGAGACAATAAAAGCCCAATGAAGTGCTGCAGAAAGTCTGAGTCCTAGGTTTTTCAGTGCTACCACCACCCATGGACCTTTTTTCCTGCTTATCCCGTTATCCTCCTATACAATTATCCACTACGGCTAGCTGCTACCGACTGCCAATCTATACTGGAGACAGGGCGGCCAGGAAATCCGCTAAAGCAACACCAGCACTAGTATATATCAAATCTCATTTCTCCTGCGAAGAAGATGCGCAGCAAACCTCAAACCTTTCGTTTTGTTTTTAACGATAAAGTCGAAAGCTGATGGAGCACCATGGCGTGCAGATCAATACTACAATAACACCACGCTAGCCATGGCCAGGAGGATGCATCTAGTGCAGATGGCATGTCGGGGGAGCTAGCGAGCTACTCTTCGTCTTCCCCGCTCACACACGCACCCGTTCTGTGGCTCTTGTCTGCCTTTATAAGCTCACATACAGCAGGGCACACATTGTGCAGAAGGAAACACATATGTACAGCAGAGCAAGGAGACAAAGGAGCACACTGTTGCATGATCCCCACAACAGGTCCATCACTGTAAGCTCATGTCGTCACAGATCTGGCCATATGGCAGGCTTATCATTGCACCATAAATTTCCCATCTACACACAAGCATTATGTACAGCGCAGGCAGGGCAGGCAGACAAAGCGAGATGGTGAAGGAGAAAACAAAGATCGGAAGAAGAAGAGGTAGAGGAAGCAGTGAGGTGATGGGGATCTAGTGGGCAGCTAGCTAGAGAGAGATCGAGCAGAGCACTTATGAAAGGAAAACTAAAATACAGAATTGTTTGCTcttcaacacacacacacatactgGCCATCTAGCTAGCTAGCACACCGGCAATCAGACAAACCACAAAACGATCTACAGGGACTAGCCATTGGCGAGCACGATTAATGCATCACGgtcgggaagaagacgaagaagctTTCGATCATGTCGTGCGGTCTCCGTCGTCTGGTCACCTCATAGCTCCTGCAGCGAGTCAAACAATCTGAAATGAGACAACCAATCACTTCACTATATACTATATTGTGGTATGCAGCACGTAATAATCAATTAACGTGGTCTGCTATACAGTTGTAGTATAGATCACCACGCCGGACGGACCTGCAGCTTGGACGCGGCGACGTCGGTGGCGATCTCGgcgtcgacggcggcgaccttgTCGCTCTTCTTGGCGGCGGCATTGGTGCCGCCACCGACGCAGAGGGACTTCCGGAGGCCGAGCATCTCCCTCCACCGGCTGGACACCTTGGACGACGCCCGCTCCTCTTCACCGCGGAGCTCATCGCGGAGCGTGGTGGGCGGGCGTCCCTCGACCTTGAAGGGGAGGATCCTGCCCTTGGAGAAGAGCTGGTCGGCGGCCATCATGGGGTGGCTGTCCATCACGGGCTGGGTGCCCACGGAGAACTCGAAGTTCTGGTCCTCCTCCTGGCACCGCAGCCCCATCGCCCGGTTctgcaccggcggcggcggctccatGGAGAAGTCGCTGGAGAAGGAGATGCGCTGCCCGGCGAACGCCGAGCCGGCACCGTCCGGGTTGTACATGTTAACGCATGCCATCGCTCGCGCTCTAGATCAGCTACAGCTAGCTCGATCGTCGTGGGCTGTGTCCGCTCTGGCCGGCGTGATCGAGTCTCAGTTGAGGTTTTCAAAATGTGGTGGTGTCTGGCCTTGGCGTGTGGTTTGAAACGGGGCACAGTACTGTTACGGGGTGAGGAGGCGATGGTGGATTTGGATGGATTATATAGCGACGAGAGGAGGAAGGTGGGCTGCTAAGCTTTGGGTAGATGTGCGCTGCAATTGTTTAGCACCGCCTGTAGTAAACCGTGATGATGATTGGGGTACAATCAGGACATCAGGGTGAATTCTTTTTCCAACGGTTAACTGTGTATCAACGGCACGGACACTAAAATACTGTGATGTACTGTACTCAGTATAAAAAACAGATCAGGGTGTGTAATACTTCTGAGAGTCCACTCGATCCGTATAAAACACCAGTGGGGTATATGGGTTTTAAGAGTGAAACCTAAAACTAAAAATCTCGATGAAACGTGAAATATCAAGACACTTGAAATTTCATCCATTACTGAGTAACCGTTGGAAGTTTTCAAATTTCACTGTGTAGCTTCTGGTAGCCGGCCTGCCCGAGCATGGGGCCGCTCTGGAACCACCTCTTGCATTTTCCTATGTCTGACAGCCCTGGTATAAGAAGGTTGGGTTGTTGGTATGCGATCTTGGGAGGATAGATCACAGCTCTCAACACGGATGGGATGCATGGACGTACGTGTGGCGCTCATGTGGGAGAAGAATCAAGAGCGTCGGCAAATGCTATTCTTCTTCATTTGGAACCGTGCGTTGCTTGGATAGGTGGCAAAATGCTGGTCTTCGGCTCCGCTGTGGTCAAACAATGGCTGTCAAGGACGGCGTGCATGTCCCTTGGCACTACAGATCAGCTGATAATTGACATTACAAAATTCCCAACATGGTAGTTGGATAGAGTGAGCTCTGTCATGCCTCAGTTACACTTGATCCCCGCCCTTTTACCACCGAGAAAGCAAGAGCACGTGCAATGCAGGAGTCAGACGCAACAAGGTCTGGCTGTCACCACACACCCTCACCGACCAAAACCACTTGTGTTTACCTTTCAGCTTGACACGTAACCTCAAATTAATATTTTCAAATCAGAACTACACGCCTCTCGTAACATGAATGACGACAAGCTTTTATAGGAAGGAGCCTAGTAGTATTTACTGAAATCACAGGACTGGAGAAAAATATTAAACAAGAATGCAACGAAATCGACCCCAAGTGGTTTATCAAGATTTTGTTTGCTAGTACAAGAAACATGTAATAATTGAGCAGCAGAACATTAGTGCCATCAACAAACGTGTAATAATTGAGTTCAAGTGCATAATTATTTTTCAGAATGCGCCAAGGGCACAATTAATAGTGGGGTTTCAAAGGAGTATGATGCAAGAATACCAGCCTTACGTGCATTCCCAAGTGTAGAGTACAACAAGGAAGACCCATCCATAATTGCAGGGGAATTAGCAAGGCGCAGACAACAGTCCCTTTCCTCATTGAACACATGATGATCCACCACACCACACAGAATCATACAAGACCGGGCAACTGTTGGGAATCATGTGAGACAACAGAATCGAAGGCTTTGTTCATGAACCCGCATACTAAGGAACAAGAAAGCCGTACGGTCTTGAGTCTGACGGCCTACGGTGCGGGAGTGTAGGTTCGGTGGTAGCTTTCTTGCCGTGGATTAGGGACCGGCAGCCCTGGCGTGGAGGACCTGAAGAACAAGACTAGATGAGCCCAGAAAGCAATCTTCTTAACAAATGAACAGATGTGCTGTTCAGAGAGAAAGCGACTTAATGGCAAGATCTCCAGATGCAGTGTAGGCTCTGTTCAAAGCAGGATGAAGTACGAATGCCCAAGCAAAGAATCAGAAAAATTGACATTATTCTTGATataagggaaatggtttacaTGACTCGGACCTTTCACACCAGTAGCACATGTCTTACTAGACTAGATATTGCTACAGCAGGGGATTAAAGTTTTGCAAACAGATATTTTTTCGAAAGAGGGACCAGGATCGTGCTAGTGATGGTTAAATCTAGTTAAAATGATGTATGCTAGAGATCCAAATCTAACACCCAAAAAGGAAGTGCAATTCTAATTTCTTTGAAATTGAATTTTTAACAACCATGATTCAGATCttctatgatgtaaaacttttcaTTATCGATAAAAGATTAAAGTGAAACTTCTGATCTGGCAACTGCGGAGAAGTGTACAGGCACATGCAGGTTTAGCAAAAGAAATGCTAACTAGCTTAAAGATGTCCGGAAGTGGAATCAGCTGGGCACCAGCAGGAGGGAGAAAGTAGGTAACAAGATCATTTGACCGATACTTGACTGGTTTGTTATTAGCCAGAGTGAGCTGGCGACATCGACCTCTCAGAATAGGACCATGTGATCTCCAAGAATCCTCCTCTCACTGGTTCCATCTCGATGACAAATGATAGCACGGGTCCTCCGTCCTGTGCCTCCTACAGGTCACCTCACAGCGGACCAGTCAAAGAGTTCTTGTTCCTTAGTAATGCCTGTCCTATTTGTATTAAATCACAACTATAGTGTTCCTAGTGGAAATAGGACCGTTTTAAATAATCATGTAGTTTCAGGTCATCTCACAGTACCATGCTAATAGATTGAGTGAACATGCTTCAGTGGCAAAATTACTAGCAACAAGGTACTCCATCCAGAACACCCTTAGTAGCCAAGGAAAAATATCAATATGACATGCCAGGCAAGAGAAACTTTTCTTTAAAAAATCAGAATGGCCCTTAAGCATGTCATCAAATTTAACACCTAACAGACAGGTGAGTTGTATAAGGATTTAGATACTGTTGTGACACAGTAATACCGAGCACAACAGAACTAGGATTTTATGCTCTGGAAAAAAATAGACCATTTAATGGAAAAAGGGGAAAGTGGCTAAACCATATGGTGTGGAATCATGAATAGGTGAGGTCTTTCCACAGCAATATCGTTAGATGAAAACCGTATGCTAGTTCCTTAAAAAGTGGCACCAAAAGTTCAAATTATGTGCATTTTTTATGAATATTATGTACCAAATATACTTACAAATTGAATGACATATTAAGCACCTGATGAAAAACCATCTGATCAGAAGTTCAGAACCATTTTAAGAAAAGAAGATCAGTCATGAAGAGTGGGGAGAATAATATGTGCAAGCATCTTCCACTTAATTGAGTTGCTTGAAAACCTAAAGTTCCACATAATGGTCAAAGTTTTAGTATAAGCAAAGCTCTTTAAGATCAAGAGAACCCATGTGAGCACATGAACAGCACTAATTCTTTTCTTCCAGCAATGTGTTAACTTTTTGTGACTGCACATGCGATGAGTGGGAATGAAGACCAGCCTCATTGTGACTCAACTCACTATCTTTAATTCTACAGATCACAAGGAAAAACGAAGGAATGGGGCATATTTTCTTAGTTATAAGTAAAGGTGAAGATCACCCACTTTTGTTTCTGTGGCTACATATCTCATGTATGTAGAAATTTGTCACTTGTCAGCAACAGGGTCCAAATTCTTAACAAAAATACACTAAACTAAACATGGCCCAGCTTATATTGCAGCAGTTCTATTTTGATCAGAATTGAGAAGCGTGACTTCCTACATAAGCACGAATTTCAGTTTTTTCAGTTTAGACTTATCCAAGATGATATTAAATAGCCGCTAGGCTGGATCTATGACTGCTTTGATTTGACTATACTAAGGAGGTGAGTGCAACAGTGCAAATGCCAAGCTTTAAATAGACTAACTTAATAGTATGGCTGTCACCCACATGGGAAGGCCTAAATAACAAACAGCTGGAGGTGAAAGCGAACAGCCCAGTGCCTGATCTACTTGTCTATCAGAATAACACACTCAAATCACCCAGTTGGCTCCTCTGCATACTGCAGTATTCACAATATCCTGATCCTCTATTACGGAAAAGCTACAAGCTAAACATCTTACGAGCTAACAATGAGAGAATTGCTGACCTAAAAACAAGAAGAGAACTACATTATGGCCAGTTGTGGAAATTATACACAGAATAAAACAACATGGTGATAAAGCTACCTACAGATTTTGACACAGCATCAAATGAAGTGAAAAGAAGATCTATAGACAAGCACACAGATGCAATGAATATTGCAGCACGAGTAGTAAATCACCATCACACTACATGACTGTAACATATGAAAAGCAAAAAATTAGTGAACCTTTGATGGTACTATTGTACAAGGATAATATTTGCAGTACATCTCTTCGTCTTGAAATGATCTGCCAGTAATAAGCAACCATGTCAGTTTTTCTTACTCTGATGGAAAGGCCAAGTGATGAATAACGTTCTGTTCACTTCAGAAGGTGGTTAGCATAACCTTTTTTAATTTTCAGTAAAATACATTTGATATGCATTTTACAAATGGATGCAAGCTCATGGGGGGGAAATCAGACTCGTTAACTCACCATAGCCGTATGCAGTATTTACACTGGAACGCAGATGACAGTATTCACACTATAATACAGATCAACAGATGACATTATCAACCTAGAATTCAGCTCTAGATCAGATAGACTCAAACAAAATCATCATCAGATATATCAGAAGCAACATGAAGTCTTTTATTCTGCGGTTGATGATCTGATGAGGGGTTGGTTTTATTCAACgtttgcaagcaaattggagatgGTCTCTTGGGTTTAGTTGGACATTTCAAAGATGAATTCTTCAGATTGAATCCCATCATCTTCAAATTCTTGCCAAGTAAAGATTGCCTTCCAGGTTTCATTGGCGAACTTATTTTCGGCACTTCTTTTTGCCCACTAGCTGCCATTCCATTTGGTTGATGAGTTGTCAATCGCACCATAGATTCAACTGGAACAAGTTTCCCATCAATCTGATTGGTGAAAACAAATGAAACCTGCAAGATATACGTTTCGTTTGTTAACAGCTGTCAGAATTTCCTGAGAACCACGTTATAACCAACCTAAACTCCATAGCACAATCAAAGCTGCTCCAAAGAGCTCGGTTTTCTTCAAAACCCGGTGAAATTCCGGTAACTGTTAAGTCGGTAGTTTGTAAAGCAGTTTCTCTTTGTTTTAtcatctaattaaaatgaagactTGTAAGAACAAGTGGATCTGGTGGAAGAGAATCTTAAAACATCtggaaaaaaatttaaaaaaagtaAAGGAGGTGTGAGCTGTGCCAGTTCTAACACAAATAAGACCTATATAAGAGACATGAACTGCGGGTATCACCTCGTCACCAGCAGAACACTGGAGTATAGTATCAGGTACAGTTGATGGATCAGAATGATGGCCCCAACTTCCTAAATCTTCTTCAGAAGGTTGTTCAATCTGAAAGGGCATAAATGGAGCAGAGCACAGCAAACTAATTAAGATCTGAAGAAACTACAGAGTTACACTCCAAAACAGAAGGGTGTTGCATAAACTACCTGTTGATTTGAACTATTCATTTTCTGCACGCATCCAGAGATTTCTCCAAATCCACCAATATCACTATAGATTCTTTCTGTTGATGTTGAAACTGTCTTGTGCTCAGTGGCAGCTAAATTCGAACCATTACCATCTAGCAGCATATGGTCATTCTTGTTACAGCGGTTGCACTTCAAATTTTCATGTATTTCAGACCTGCATGACCAAATGGAAGGAAAATATGATGCATAATATCAACTAACATACTGTGCGTAGATCGAACCAACAAATTTGGATTTTTGCATTTACGTATCTTGAATGTATTAAATGGTAACAAGGTATTTAAGCCTAACTTCAAAACAAGCGCGGTTTCTAACAGCATATTTGCAACAATTCTAAACATTTTGTTCGCATCCCATGGTAGTTGGCATCATGTTACACCATCAACCTAAAAGTAATGATCGCGGTCTCTTTTTATCAAACAAATTAAGAACTACAAGGCCTGATGTTTTACATAATATATTTTTTACATAATATGCAAGAAAGCGTGATCTTAATCCCAAGAAATAATTGTAACTGTAAAGTCAACTTGATTACACCTATGTACATGACTGGCAACTGATACCGACCCGATGGGTTTAATAATTAGCAGCAAGAATTAAAGCATGATTTGATCATCATTGATTAACCAAAAGTTGATAATGTCAATATcgttttcctactcatttcctcaTAGTTTATACAAACCATGTCAAGTCCAATTAAGATCAATCATCAACTGGTTTGAGTTGGTTTTTGGAAACTGTGATTTTAACAGAAAAATAAGTACAGAAGAAAGGATAGGTCCAAGCTATAATGGAGGGGCAGAGTTCACCTGACTTGTTCATGAAAAGTAAACAGATCACGTAGATCCTCGGTTGAAAGAGAATTTCCCTGTAAAAGTGAAACAAGGATGTGAGAAATCCATACATTTGACACCTTCCAGAATGGAAAAGAAAGCAAAAGATCACTCCAAGTACCTGATCCTGCACTTTGTCGCTGGCTTGTTCCTGCTGAATAACTTTCTGGAGGCCTTCTTTTGACATTTGGCGCTGATATACCTACAGATGAATGTGGCATATCATACTAGATAGTGAGAAGGAAAGAGATAAGCATAGAAAAAATACAAGATCCGGAGTTGGCAACCTTCTCCTCGATGGTTCCAGTGCTCAAGAACCTGTATATGTACACTCTCTTCTTTTGTCCATCTCGCCATACTCTAGCAGCAGCCTTTGCAAATGTCAAAAGATGAAAAGGTTCCGCTCAGAATGGGTGTGGAGTAAAGAAGAACCTTCAGAAGGTGAT includes the following:
- the LOC127305904 gene encoding uncharacterized protein isoform X2, which produces MACVNMYNPDGAGSAFAGQRISFSSDFSMEPPPPVQNRAMGLRCQEEDQNFEFSVGTQPVMDSHPMMAADQLFSKGRILPFKVEGRPPTTLRDELRGEEERASSKVSSRWREMLGLRKSLCVGGGTNAAAKKSDKVAAVDAEIATDVAASKLQIV
- the LOC127305904 gene encoding uncharacterized protein isoform X1; protein product: MACVNMYNPDGAGSAFAGQRISFSSDFSMEPPPPVQNRAMGLRCQEEDQNFEFSVGTQPVMDSHPMMAADQLFSKGRILPFKVEGRPPTTLRDELRGEEERASSKVSSRWREMLGLRKSLCVGGGTNAAAKKSDKVAAVDAEIATDVAASKLQEL